The DNA window ATCTCTCTTGGAACGAGAGAAATGAGGTTGATGAACAGGGAAGTAAACAACCCATGTGTTATCTCCGTAGACGGACTCCTCAATACGATAACCTGCTTTACGGATGGGTTCGATTAAGGGGCTGGTCTTATCAATTCGTATGGTGCGGTAATAATATTCAGCGTGCGGATAATGCACCCCGGGAGTGACACCCGGAAGAAGGGATACAGTTCCACTGGGCTTGATGCTGGTTTTCTTAATACTTTCAGGTATGCATAACCAGCGTGAATAAATTTTATCTAATTCACTAATATATTTATAGCCTTCATCACACCAATGGAAATGTTCGCGTTTCCCAATTCGTTCGAAGTTTTCTACGATCCCTGATTGTGAAAGTCCAATACGCCGATTACGAAGCATGATAGCATTGGTGCGTTCATTGTGTGTTGGAATAAGGGTTACTGTTTTTGCATATAAATAAGCATATTTTAAGGTTCTTTTATATTCCTCAAAAGAAGCATGTCGTGAAGGAAAGGTTTCTACCAGATTGCAAATTTCAAACGATTCCAGACTTTGTTCGGCACAGGGATTTGTTCCTGCAACATTGGCATCGAGCCAGTTGGGACCATCTTTTAACCGTCCGTAGGCACGGGCATTTTCCAGCCAGAAATAGCCGGGTTCCCCATTGATAGAGGTCTGTTTGCCTGTTTTATGATAACTCATCCCTTCGCGGGCTATAACGCTATTATTAGAAGCCCAACGCCATGCCATCAATCGGTCTTCATGCAATCGTGGGTCTTTCAATTTGAGATATTCATCATCTTCTGGAAAACCTAAAACTAATTCTGCCGTTCTTCGAACCCCTCCTGAAACTACACATTTACCAATGATATTCATCAAGTCGGTTATTTCTGTTGATGTGATAGAATGCCCTATACGCGGTTGAAGCACAATATCAATATTCTTTACACATTCAATTAAAGGTCCGGGGCCCGGGGCTATTCCTCCAAATGTGCGGATAGGCGAACCCATAGGACGAATTCGAGAATAATCTATTTGTGAAGGGCGCAAGCCTTTACCTGCGTAGGAATTTAAAATTACACGAATTAAGTCAACCCAACCTTCTTTGGAATCATCAACGACATGGGTATATTCACCAATCTTGGGTTGATGTATAACAACTTTATGGGCTCCCTTTGTGTCAAAAGCAACGCCAACACCTAACATGGACATATCCATCAGAAAGCAGAATGGTTCTGCAAAGTCCATGTCAATATCTTCCGTTGAAACAAAAGCACAATTATTCAA is part of the Candidatus Hydrogenedens sp. genome and encodes:
- a CDS encoding fused protease/ribonucleoside-triphosphate reductase; this encodes MLFPIRERFKLDEEFINQYKDKQPNWGPLGYITYKRTYARNVPDSGGRTEEFWETIRRVVEGCYTIQWNHCINLKLPWKKDKAQRSAQEMFRLMWEFKFLPPGRGLWMMGTDYIYVRGSAALNNCAFVSTEDIDMDFAEPFCFLMDMSMLGVGVAFDTKGAHKVVIHQPKIGEYTHVVDDSKEGWVDLIRVILNSYAGKGLRPSQIDYSRIRPMGSPIRTFGGIAPGPGPLIECVKNIDIVLQPRIGHSITSTEITDLMNIIGKCVVSGGVRRTAELVLGFPEDDEYLKLKDPRLHEDRLMAWRWASNNSVIAREGMSYHKTGKQTSINGEPGYFWLENARAYGRLKDGPNWLDANVAGTNPCAEQSLESFEICNLVETFPSRHASFEEYKRTLKYAYLYAKTVTLIPTHNERTNAIMLRNRRIGLSQSGIVENFERIGKREHFHWCDEGYKYISELDKIYSRWLCIPESIKKTSIKPSGTVSLLPGVTPGVHYPHAEYYYRTIRIDKTSPLIEPIRKAGYRIEESVYGDNTWVVYFPVHQPHFSRSKRDVSIWEQVENVAQMQYYWADNQVSATITFKPEEAKDIPYILELYETRLKSISFLPLEEHNYPQAPYQEITKEIYDKAVSRLKPIQFEQINTLEQQDLYCDSEKCELPTIRKPTQQEVTFETPEEASIPK